In a single window of the Flavobacterium sp. W4I14 genome:
- a CDS encoding hypothetical protein (product_source=Hypo-rule applied; pfam=PF12712; superfamily=50814), translating into MNNYISRGGWFSFTLANGWAEYDDGDDSTYAFWNEAEESWTGNFRVTPFKWPNVTDSKADKASEYITTEVLENTDAQKIILGEYDCAHYKKEFQQERDHQIIYYWVTRKQNDIFICTFSIDKEQEAMPINARELTSVQNMIASIKIIQND; encoded by the coding sequence ATGAATAATTATATTTCTAGAGGTGGTTGGTTTAGCTTCACATTAGCTAATGGCTGGGCAGAATACGATGATGGGGATGATTCCACTTATGCCTTCTGGAATGAAGCAGAAGAATCTTGGACAGGTAATTTTAGGGTTACACCCTTCAAATGGCCAAATGTAACTGACTCCAAGGCGGATAAAGCCAGTGAATATATTACCACTGAGGTTTTGGAGAATACAGATGCCCAGAAAATTATCTTAGGTGAATACGACTGCGCGCACTATAAGAAAGAATTTCAACAGGAGAGAGATCACCAAATTATTTATTATTGGGTGACGAGAAAGCAAAACGATATATTTATCTGCACATTCTCAATTGATAAGGAACAGGAAGCAATGCCGATTAATGCAAGGGAACTAACGTCGGTTCAAAATATGATCGCCAGTATCAAAATCATCCAGAACGATTGA
- a CDS encoding ubiquinone/menaquinone biosynthesis C-methylase UbiE (product_source=COG2226; cath_funfam=3.40.50.150; cog=COG2226; pfam=PF13649; superfamily=53335): protein MTDTSTKDSSADLPEDTATRYEQFFGPLFFEPYAIEVAKRIHSIPVSVVLEIAAGTGRVTRHIREHIPYAAKLIASDISEEMLAVAKTTLSHLDIDWRNIDAQQLPFSDNSIDLVVCCFGYMFVPDKPKAFAEAYRVLKPGGLFLFTTWDKLENNAASYSARSIAMKYLDEPLPESQNLATSMNNEALITPLLKDAGFAKISIEKVKLFSVSATAKEAACGLVEWGPVYEEIKKHNPDCIDEIKTKVEKELAEKFGAAPMIAPISAVFSQAWK from the coding sequence ATGACCGATACTTCGACAAAAGATTCTTCGGCTGATTTGCCGGAAGATACTGCCACTCGTTACGAGCAGTTTTTCGGCCCATTATTCTTTGAACCCTATGCTATAGAAGTTGCAAAACGAATTCACTCCATCCCGGTTTCTGTTGTGCTAGAAATTGCGGCAGGGACAGGTCGTGTTACCCGTCATATTAGGGAGCATATTCCATACGCAGCAAAGCTAATCGCTTCAGATATTAGCGAAGAGATGTTAGCCGTAGCCAAAACTACATTGAGCCACCTTGATATTGACTGGCGAAATATTGATGCCCAACAACTTCCTTTTAGCGATAATAGTATAGATTTGGTGGTTTGCTGCTTCGGGTATATGTTTGTTCCTGATAAACCGAAAGCATTTGCAGAGGCCTATCGGGTTTTAAAACCGGGTGGCCTGTTTTTATTTACAACCTGGGATAAGCTGGAGAATAATGCGGCGTCTTATTCGGCCAGATCTATTGCAATGAAATATTTAGACGAGCCCTTGCCCGAATCTCAGAACCTTGCAACCTCGATGAATAATGAAGCGCTTATAACACCATTATTAAAGGATGCCGGCTTTGCAAAAATATCAATTGAAAAAGTAAAACTTTTTTCCGTAAGTGCAACCGCGAAAGAAGCTGCATGCGGTTTGGTAGAGTGGGGGCCTGTTTATGAGGAGATCAAAAAACATAATCCTGACTGTATAGACGAGATAAAAACTAAGGTAGAAAAAGAACTTGCTGAAAAATTCGGAGCTGCTCCTATGATCGCTCCAATAAGTGCTGTATTCAGTCAGGCGTGGAAATAA
- a CDS encoding putative membrane protein YccC (product_source=COG1289; cath_funfam=1.10.238.10; cog=COG1289; pfam=PF12805,PF13515; transmembrane_helix_parts=Outside_1_21,TMhelix_22_39,Inside_40_70,TMhelix_71_88,Outside_89_91,TMhelix_92_111,Inside_112_115,TMhelix_116_135,Outside_136_139,TMhelix_140_162,Inside_163_391,TMhelix_392_410,Outside_411_452,TMhelix_453_475,Inside_476_481,TMhelix_482_504,Outside_505_513,TMhelix_514_533,Inside_534_693), with amino-acid sequence MSKNSIGSTISYFFLGEYFSDALRTTITVVLPIILFFYLGNPEAAKGIGVGALLISLTDLPDNRLNKLKTALSSIIVFFATTLVVSSVLDYVYLTAVVVVIAAFSFSMFAVYGQKLSLIGTMALIVCTFVMGLHPERPLYFSSYILVGGVWYYVISLIQILLRPYRSLHHAIFECLMSSAMFLNAKAKNYDIDVPLDLQQKEAIKLHIKVNQKHELIRNLLLTDKYAMNPDNTKGQLLLERARLLIDLYEQLNAVHYDYALVRKTLATGPSLKLIATLIGLLAKELEQLGRHVRSAKAYKGEVATNIEYYQKRVMLLQEMERLNETQRKIVLKVVSNMNDIVRIIEMIRGNERMPEKHLQELSGSISYPLFVTGDRFSIREHLTLKSPIFRFSLRLAICFLFGFLLIWQLEPSKYSYWLFLTLVIVARPKFSITWKRNLQRLKGSLGGVAVGLIIIYFVKSPAVLLSFSVIFLLGFYAFNRLNYTVSVLFITPAVILTLGSYQGHFDHIVHDRIIFTVLGCVIAIFATYLFPIWDSRQLKEKISKATKDSLHYLQVAIEKKENLGENIPRMARKNANLSLSALSEAIESASQEPMRKHIDFNGLYGVQSTIYQINAIITSIYLSLNHKPEQADPLLVKQIISNLSNEGVLENDDLSHVDVMDVDHDDHSTKQKLAHIAALSLEFNRFSAGFRG; translated from the coding sequence ATGAGCAAAAACAGCATCGGCTCTACCATTTCGTATTTCTTTTTAGGCGAGTACTTTTCTGATGCCCTGCGCACCACCATTACCGTGGTTTTGCCCATTATTTTATTTTTTTACCTCGGTAACCCCGAAGCGGCAAAAGGAATAGGGGTTGGGGCTTTATTGATCAGCCTGACCGATCTGCCCGATAACCGACTGAACAAACTTAAAACAGCGCTATCGAGTATTATTGTCTTTTTTGCTACTACGTTGGTCGTTTCATCCGTTTTAGATTATGTTTACCTCACAGCGGTGGTTGTGGTGATTGCAGCTTTCAGCTTTTCGATGTTTGCTGTATACGGGCAGAAACTATCGCTGATTGGTACCATGGCACTGATTGTGTGTACTTTTGTGATGGGACTTCACCCTGAACGACCGCTGTATTTTAGCAGTTATATCCTGGTTGGCGGGGTTTGGTATTACGTGATCAGTTTAATCCAGATTTTGCTGCGCCCTTACCGTTCGCTTCACCACGCCATTTTCGAATGTTTGATGAGCAGCGCGATGTTCTTGAATGCCAAAGCCAAAAATTACGATATTGATGTTCCGCTCGATCTGCAACAAAAGGAAGCCATAAAACTGCACATTAAGGTTAACCAGAAACACGAGCTCATCCGCAACCTGTTGCTTACCGATAAGTACGCCATGAATCCCGATAACACCAAAGGTCAACTCTTATTGGAAAGGGCGAGGCTCCTGATCGATTTGTACGAGCAGTTGAATGCAGTACATTATGATTATGCTTTGGTGCGCAAAACGTTGGCAACGGGCCCGAGTTTAAAACTGATTGCCACCTTGATTGGGTTGCTGGCCAAAGAACTCGAACAACTGGGCAGGCACGTTCGGTCGGCTAAGGCTTATAAGGGAGAGGTGGCCACCAATATCGAATATTACCAGAAACGCGTAATGCTGTTGCAGGAAATGGAGCGTTTAAACGAAACCCAGCGTAAAATTGTATTGAAGGTGGTTTCTAACATGAACGATATTGTGCGCATTATCGAAATGATTAGAGGCAACGAGCGCATGCCCGAGAAACATTTACAAGAACTGAGCGGATCTATTTCTTACCCTTTGTTTGTTACCGGCGATCGCTTTTCGATCAGGGAGCACCTTACCTTAAAATCGCCAATCTTTAGGTTTTCGCTGCGCTTGGCCATCTGTTTTCTGTTTGGTTTCCTGCTCATTTGGCAATTGGAACCGAGTAAATACAGTTACTGGCTTTTTCTCACCCTGGTCATTGTGGCAAGACCTAAATTTTCGATTACCTGGAAACGGAATTTACAGCGGTTAAAAGGAAGTCTGGGCGGAGTTGCCGTCGGACTGATCATTATCTATTTTGTGAAGAGTCCGGCAGTACTACTTTCTTTTTCAGTGATTTTTCTGTTGGGTTTTTATGCCTTTAACCGTTTAAATTATACTGTAAGTGTATTGTTTATTACCCCCGCTGTAATTTTAACGCTGGGCAGTTACCAAGGGCATTTCGACCATATTGTACACGACAGGATTATTTTCACGGTGCTGGGCTGTGTAATTGCCATTTTTGCCACCTATCTTTTCCCCATTTGGGACAGCCGCCAGTTGAAGGAGAAAATAAGCAAAGCCACAAAAGATAGTTTGCACTATTTGCAAGTGGCAATAGAAAAGAAGGAAAACCTGGGTGAGAATATTCCGCGTATGGCCAGAAAAAATGCCAACCTGAGTTTATCTGCATTAAGCGAAGCGATTGAGTCGGCCAGTCAGGAACCGATGCGGAAACACATCGATTTTAATGGTTTGTATGGGGTACAGTCAACCATTTACCAGATCAATGCAATTATTACTTCTATATACCTTTCGCTTAACCATAAGCCCGAACAGGCCGATCCGCTGTTGGTTAAGCAGATTATAAGTAACCTTAGTAATGAGGGTGTGCTGGAAAATGACGATTTGTCTCACGTTGATGTGATGGATGTTGATCATGATGACCATTCTACCAAGCAAAAACTGGCACATATTGCGGCTTTATCGTTAGAATTTAACAGGTTTAGTGCTGGTTTTAGGGGCTAA
- a CDS encoding lysophospholipase L1-like esterase (product_source=COG2755; cath_funfam=3.40.50.1110; cleavage_site_network=SignalP-noTM; cog=COG2755; pfam=PF13472; superfamily=52266): protein MKRSFLSFLLISFLTVTAFAQKKPNFWDDVQTIKKYDQMYKPPIRPVLFVGSSSIRKWDDCTQIFAKYNALNRGIGGAVINDITFYLNDVVFPYQPKQIVLYVGENDLPNETVTPDTVLNRTIRLVQAIRAKLPTVPIVYISIKPSPSRDKFKAKAVASNALIENFLAGEANTKFVNIYQLMLTKDGQLRPELFVGDMLHMNAAGYAIWRKAVERHLLK from the coding sequence ATGAAAAGATCATTTTTAAGCTTCCTTTTGATTTCTTTTTTAACTGTAACTGCTTTTGCCCAAAAGAAACCTAATTTTTGGGATGATGTGCAAACCATTAAAAAGTACGATCAAATGTACAAACCACCCATTCGTCCAGTATTGTTTGTAGGAAGTTCATCTATCCGCAAATGGGATGATTGTACACAGATTTTTGCCAAATACAATGCTTTAAACCGAGGTATTGGTGGTGCTGTAATTAACGATATTACCTTTTATTTAAACGATGTTGTTTTCCCTTACCAGCCTAAGCAGATTGTACTGTATGTGGGGGAGAACGATTTACCAAACGAAACGGTTACACCTGATACGGTTTTAAACCGTACCATCCGTTTAGTGCAGGCCATTAGGGCAAAGTTGCCAACGGTACCTATTGTTTACATATCGATTAAACCAAGTCCGAGCAGGGATAAATTTAAAGCAAAGGCCGTAGCTTCTAACGCATTGATTGAAAATTTTTTAGCCGGAGAGGCCAATACGAAATTCGTTAATATATATCAGTTAATGTTAACCAAAGACGGGCAACTTAGACCAGAACTTTTTGTTGGCGATATGTTACACATGAATGCTGCGGGTTATGCCATCTGGAGAAAAGCAGTAGAGCGACATTTATTGAAATAA